The Amblyomma americanum isolate KBUSLIRL-KWMA chromosome 2, ASM5285725v1, whole genome shotgun sequence genome contains the following window.
AGCATTTTATTGGCGGTAAATGTTTGACAATGTTGTGGAGTTAGAGAATTTGGTAGATtagcttgttttctttcttgagcAGCAAGTTTTTGCTCGGACAACTTCGGCTATGTGCCAAAGCTGTTCCCGCGTGACGACGGCAGCAGCGTGCGGTCGTAATCCACTACACAACAGCTTCACTAGAGCGTGACAAGATGTTAAGGACAGGACGATTTATTCTTCAGGCGTTTGTGCTGCCTGCGAGTCGCTTGAATTTAGAACTTACTCGTAAGGCGTATGTTGTCACTACCGTCAGCTGCCGAAAGGGCGACATCGCCCAAGTTAGGGTGTCGTTGACTCACGTTACGTTGCCGGTCACAATGTCGGGTATGTTTACGAGCTCTTGTTGGATTTACAAATTCTTATGTGACGacgttttttgctaagtgcatgGCCAAATTGTAACACATGTTTTCACCAGCAGACCAGCGGGCATGTGCACGCAGGTAATGTGGTAAAATTACAAGCAAGGGGTTACGTTAGAGTTCCAGATTTGTGTGGACCCGCATAGTGCAGTTATGCTCCTTCGTGTCCTGTCTGCGGAGAGAGTGGATGACGGACAAGGTGATCGCAGTAGAAAGTGATAAGAATTGTTTACCATAATTCTTTTCATGTTGAGTCAGTCAGTTCTGAAAAACTTCCTCAGACCAACGTATAAATTTAAAAAGTAGGACGATATGTAATCTGGCTGTTTTTCATCTTTTATTCTACTGCACGAAGGACAGTTTATATCGCAGAAAAATGTTCTAAAAATGAATTCTTGCTGTAGAGTAATGTGTCATTTGCAAACCACTAGGTGTAGAACAAGCATGTGGAGTAAATGCCTACATAGGTAGCTTACATGTGTTGCAATGCCCGCATGCATACGGGTACACCGTACCGAACTTTTTCGATCTTTTGTCTATTCAAAGATCTCCTGGAGGTGCTTCAGGAGGAAAACCAGGTGCTCGCAGGACGGTGCTGTCCTCTACATGAAGTGTTTTTGCGATTCATCATTCCTTCCTTCACACTTGCAAGACAGTAGCTTTTACAAATCGAGGTAACATACTCCAAGAACATTCCATCCAAAATTATCACTGAGAGGGTCGTTGGAGATTTCAGGATGTGCAAGATGCTGCAAAGAATGCGAAAACTGTTCTACTGGTAGCTCGGTTCGTAAGGATCAAGTGCAATAATATAATACAAAATTGgtaattaacatgcagaaaactgaaGAAATGCTAAAGGGTTTTGCAAgcaaacagcagttcacaattgctaGCGAGGTGCTGGGAATGGTAAAGGAATatagcgtggccttgtggtagagcatccgcctcgctttcGGGAGGTGATAGGTTAGAGTTCCAATGCCGCCGGagacccaccggttttctaatgggttcAAGGTttccccctgcctggtgctcggctattctggggtgagatgcttgcgaaaagggtcttgaccacagtttgacggatcagagattagttccgccgtcaagcaacgtTAAATTCACCTTGTGCGGTAAAatcccatttgtggccctttttcttTAAGCTTTGTCTCTTTTTGGATCAAGCTCAACAGGACGAGATTTGAAGGCGTAGtctcctttgccaagccatgtaaccctagcaagccgagcaccaggccgggccatAGCTTGTACCCATCTTGAGGAAACCGTTGGGTAACCGGCCGGGAGCGGTAGTCGAACCCACCGCGGATCATTGTATTATGTAACGACTCTTCCCCTATTCAAGTAATGCACTAAGCCAAGTGCTtttgagggtaaataaatgatgatgacacagggcaggtggtgaccgcttatccggatcatgaggggtaaatagctagaagaataacaatggggaggagcgcatatagcagtttctctcagatcatgaatagcagtttaccaatatccttcaagagaaaggtatacaacagctgtatcttaacagtatactcacctactgggcagaaacgtggaagctaacaaAAGGTTTCACCTTAATTTAAGGACCAcgctgcgagccatggaaagaaacatgataggtgcaacgttaagagaccggaagcgggctgatgggtgaggaaacaaatacGGATTAATCCcaccctagtcgaaataaagaggaacaaatgggcttgggcagggcatgcagtccgaaggcaagaaaaccgctggtccAGTGTAATGGAGTGGactccatgagaaggcaagcgtagcagggggcggcagaaagttagggaaAGCAAGCGTGTCAGGGGGCTCcagaaagttacgtgggcggatgaaattaagaagtttacgggaatacagtggccgcagctggcaaagcgcAGGCTTAATTGTAGAAAgaggggagaggcctttgccctgcagtgcgatAATCAGGCCGATGGTGATGAAAACTGCTCATTTTAAAAGGCTATGGAATACACTGTGTTCACAGCCATTTTCGACTTTTTTCTATCAGTAGTATCTTAGGAACGGTTCACCGAAGTCTATTTAACGCCCATGTTATACTGCAGTGCTAACGCCTAAACTGAAACCGGATGGAAATGTCTGGTTCAATAGTTTTCAAGACTCAATCAAAGAAACTTGAAAACTATGCTGAAAATCAACACGGATCAAGCTTCTGTATGTGCTAGAAAATCCGATGCAAAATGTTTCCACGCTCTAATATACTATTTATAGTATACTGTCCTCCCTTTTACTGTATGACAAAGATCTTCCTGCAAAACGTTTTCCAATAAAGAGGTCTAATGAGATGTTATTACTCACAGAACAAGAGAAGTGTCTCATTAGGAGCCGAAAAACTTGCTCCTTTCGCAGTTAAGAAATAAAGCTGCTAATGTCAAGAGCTTGTCCTGCTTTAGGCTGTGGTCTGTCTTGTCCATGTGCCTGACTGTTTTTGTTGCGGTGCCTTAGCAAAGCTGTGCAGCAGGCTTTGGTGTTTTTGTTTTGACTTAAGGTTTTCATTCGGAAATACCCACGTCAAGCTCATCTTTTGCTTAGCTGTTAGTGCTCTTACTTAATAGGTTACATCGAAAGCTTTGCATACAATGCATTTCCACATTTCTCTATATCTCCGTTAATAGCTGAGGTGCTAACCATTGCAGGCACCAGTCTCTGCTCGGTTTCGTGATTCTCCTTAGACTACGTTTCCAGAACAAAGCACACGACAGAAAAATGGCTGCATGGTGTTTTGTGCCTTGGCGGAAAGCAAAATTTCTTTTACATTCTGAAGCTACTTACGTTTATGGAGACGCCATAAAATAAAGCATTTACATCTTAACATTCAGAGCAGTAACAGTGATATAAATAGCATTTTGTGTCCCGCGCCTCCATGCAGGCTAAATATGAATTTTAATGCATATTCATGCTTGGTTAATGTTGTTTGTGAGCGAGGTTCTCCCGCATGCACGAAAGCGTCAGTTAGTGGACGTTGGCATAGTTGCTGTTTCACATACCTATCGATGCCCCTGACGCACAAAAGTAGAATTTTCGGCCACATAGTCTCTGTGTATGCTTGCTGATGCTTGCTTACTATTTCGTGCAGGCAGAAAGAAAACAGCTGtgatgaaaatgcaagacatttgtcatgcagttacaTTTTTgcattatataataataatattaatattaataataatattaataataataataataatagtaataataataattggtttttggggaaaggaaatggcgcagtatctgtctcatatatcgttggacacccgatccgcgccgtaagggaaggaataaaggagggagtgaaagaagaaaggaagaggaggtgccgtagtggagggctccggaatgatctcgaccacctggggatctttaacgtgcactaatatcgcacagaacacgggcgccttagcgtttttcctccataaaaacgcagggcCGAACTTAAATTCATTTGCTTGATACAGTTGCTTTGCATGCCAGTTTCTGCAGCAATTATTCTTTAAACTATGCCATATATTTTCAAAGCGCAGTTCTGACAGGGACATGCACCAACGAAATTGAAGGTTGTGTGCCTATGTAAGGTTGTGAAACATTGGTATGTGCAGTGACTTTCTAGAGGAAGTACTCAAcatgccgcatgtgccaatttcaGCACAGCAATTAAAACGCGGTATAGCTTGCTTGCAGGCAGTGGAAGGTCATGTGCTACCGCACCGAAAGAAACCCGCATAGTCCGCATCACTTTTGTgcagagcgctcgagcagtgcgcacctggtaacaaaaaaaaaatggaggtggtttagctctccttaaacctggactgacgcgatagctacagctggccgagtgaaagtcgctcagttgaattgcaaagtcagtccttCACCGCTCCGTCTCTCCGGGTGTTCCTTttccatcttcgtcccacttgacatggcgcacgcgcacagctgtggcagtccggtttcgccggcagcagcagctgcaacgcatggctgatcacgtgacgaaccacgtgatcagccacggcgtcgcgccaccggcagctgctcagcaccacgtgaccaaccacttgacagCATGCCGGCGCTGTCACGGGTtggcggcacagccacagggtggcagcgcagccactaGGGTGCCTTCGCACTTCGCGCCGCcctttccccctcgcagcggcatgttgggccACACGCGCCGGTCACGTATACTGCGCCCTATGCATGTGGCGTCGTTTTTGTGCGGTTGCGTGGCGACTGCAATGATGCCAATAAACTGGAAATTGACGCTACATGGTTGTTTCGCTCGTGGCAGCAATGTTCTGCAAGTTTTGAATGTTTTTCACATGATGCAGTCGCTGCGAATGCACAccgatcgaaaagttatgactgGCCGCTGCGTTCCCCACTCACTGGCTACACTGAAAAAGAGCCTGCGGTTATTCGCGCCTCCTTCGTAGTCATAATTTACGGTATCCGGGTCATCGAATGCTGTTGGATTATGCTACATTTGCTGTTCTAATGTGAAAACTGTTTACTAGATCCCAAGTTTCTCAGGTATGTGAGCAGCGCGGAGGATGATCTGGCGAACGTAACTatttttttgcgtggttaacaCCAGCTTGTCCAACATTAGCTGGGATGACTTTGTGTTATCACTCCGCCATATGTAAAGGATTCTaagcagtaataggaaatttCTTTTCTAAACGATTCGTCGCCACACTCTTCTGGGGCGGACAACTGATGACATGTCTGAAACAATACATTCATATCTTCTCGTTTGCTAAAGACttgctcagcaaaaaaaaaatttgcacatggtcagagtttCCCTCTGAAAAGTGTTGAATAGACGTTGATTGATAGTACGATGCGACACCTTGCTGATTATTCAGCAAGACATCTGTCGTTTTAATGATTTTTCTTGGATAGAattaaaaataaactttttagtgaaatttgtaattgaataaGGCCAcatagcaaaaacaaatttcagtTGCTAAGTATACAAAAACGTTAGTTTTCCCATCTGTTCAAAGCATGAAGGAAAAACAATAAGAGCGACCGATTCACAAAGAAACCTGAAAAATTCAACTCTATATTACGGCTTCATTTCAATGACACTATTGTCaagaggtggtgacgggaactccgccggggtcacgtagcaccgactggggtccggtcttgaggaaggcacagagcagctcgtaagagaatactttaataggctggcttacgccacactaagaacagctctgaaaactcagcggcggcgatagcagcgaacgtgctcggcggtcgtcgacttacagaatgcccgccgctcttagccttgctcgattttaaaggtggcaaggaaagttccagaacatagtaggcacacttgcgcgaggctaggaaaaatcgagataactctggtcgcgtctcgcgtcccagaaaattgataatgcggcgtgcctgccgcgataagaagatcagacaaaaagcaagcttcgcggcgcattactccccccttaaagaagcatcgacccgatgcttaaaaacagggataacggacataaagatacagagcatacaaaataaatactcataatgtaaacacaaagattcattagcgcgaatagtaaggtttcagacgggcgacgtggacaacttctgagcgtgtgcggcgtctctgggatgctgtaactccgtcaggggcgacttcatagtccagattacccagtctgcaaagaatcctgtacgggccgaaatagcggcgcagaagtttttcactcagtccgcggcggtgaatcggcgtccaaacccaaactctatcgcctggcttgtattgcactgcgcgtcttcgaagattgtagcgtcgggcgtcggtgcgctgctggtcttgtgttctctcacgggcaagtcgtcgagcttgttctgcgcgctgcaggtaggcggcgacgtcgaggttactttcgtcggtaacgtcgggcagcatggcgtcgagtgtggtcgtggcctccctcccgtggacgagactaaatggtgtcatttgggtggtctcttgcacagcggtgttgtaggcgaacaccacatagggaagaatgacgtcccatgtcttgtgttctgcgtctacgtacatagaaagcatatcggcgatggtcttgttgaggcgttctgtaagcccgtttgtctgcggatggtacgcagttgttctccggtgacttgtatggctgtgctgcagaatggcctgggttagctccgccgtgaacgctgtcctcctgtccccctgtctgttatcagtggggggaaatccgactgtgcggcctgcccgtggccccccctgccaccggatacgggccggtgtagtttcggctactaggctttgttccggtgcaacgcacagcggtggggatgggctggccggggcccgtcctctggggatgcaaaaccccatgggagtggcagcgactcccaagcgactgagtgggccagtcgcgcacgtgaggtccgatgcctgtgcggaggcaggcctggtttcataatcaggttggactcacggaattggactcaaaaagtgctcgaaaatcaaaaagcctctgcacgcgggggcgtgcgtggctaccggctggcgcgtcggtttctggccacggagaggccaggtccgcgcgggggtttccagcagaagggctccttgggagcgatgtcctcggggaagcagcctgggatggctgaccgcggggccgtgatgctagagcgcgggacgccgaggtaagggggaccttagtaggaccgatgcgaaaaccgtcgatgttgtggagtagcggtggagtaggcccgggttatctcaccctcggccaggttcttggtttgtggcccggtcagcccggccctgaacactccctcctcagtaggtgtggagcaagccaggggaggaaataagtgcaaggttggttggttggaagcacaggtgggttcccgggagtctaattccattggctggatccaccacacatacttccggagtctgaaaagccgcgaaaaacacttgacggttagtagctgggagcggGTGGTCCCCAACCgccagtccgaaccggacccctgaaagtcgtggaggagcccgaggcagctgccccgggttaggattccctgtctccgagtcggagctattgcgtcgttgggtggtcgggcatcccgtgagtggagccgcaccattggacaacatcgacgccctccctgtcctggccagacaggagtcgagcgatgataaaatgagggtcaatatctcgctgtccccattcccatcacattacccataacccttccctcagtcccattcccacaacctatgtcccaccccctccgctacgtcccaggggagatcaggggagtctccccgggcccgctcccccggctgtgggtcgcttagtagcattaccccaatttttttattttcccacctacgggtggcaaaagcacaacattgccttcgggccttttcatttatattacgattgggttaagcctgtgatactttagtggtacaggcaggagcttattggtttacgttttttttatggcagctccaccatactctttgtctgttatcagtatttcgggggcgccgtgtcgtaaaagaatggattcgacgaagaatttggcgacttctgctgctgtgccgttcgggagggccttttttttcttttttctttctttattctcagaaacagtacccaaactgttggttggacccatagcctttacggctagtgaggggtccaaatacaacacaagcacaatactaccgcagaccgtgtaaaataaaaaacttcaagattaacacacacaattgattcctacatttccatggaaattaaatagtgttttaaagatgctgaaaagttatttttttctttaacttcattcgggatttcattccacacatgggctccactgtattctagcagtctccggccgtacatattgtaacaaggtggtaaattaaatagattgttagttgcagctcttgtttgtttcattggtaatctaaataaactaaggggcagggggttgttagattttattacattgtttactatttcagctatcttcagtttatatgccattgataggggtaagatacgaagctgctgaaagagtggcctgcttgggtgtgtattatttgaataagttatcatacgaatagctcgtttttgaaggcgagaaacaggatctaggtatgttttatatgtaccaccccacgcttccaggcaataagataattgactgtgcacaaaggcgaaatacagaacgCGTAGAATTGGAAGATCAAATCAGTCCCCATggcctttagtaaaacatgacaaccataggctaatttggagcaaacattattaatttgttctttccagtgcatacaagacgcgaacaggacaccaagatacttgtattgaggcaccctcagcagagtcgtgttgtcgatagttacagatatacgttcgtagttcatgttcttcctgcgcgagtgaaacacggtgtactttattttctcagtattaagggttacccgattacttttaaaccactgcgaaacttcaccaagctcttcattaattatacatttaagtgccactaaattttcccctgtaaaaagcagtgcagtgtcatcagcatatattacagctttcgaatatttcagcgttgatggaaggtcattaatatacagggaaaagaatagcggcccaagcacggagccctgaggcacacctagattaatgctttgcggtagtgaggctaaattgttcacgacaacatattgtttccgtcctgtaaaatagctcttaattagatcacgaattttcccttttaaaccgtaggtttccaatttctgttgtagtattgtgtgatcaaccgtatcgaaagcttttgatatgtctaaatatactactatggccagcttgttattatgaagtgcagaatttataagttgtgaaagaacaagaactgcggatgacgttgacctttggggcctgaagccatgctgattatgacatataatgttatatttatttagaaaattttgtatacctttacaaagaaccttttcaaaaactgtattaattgcatttaataccgatattggtctgtagtttcgcGGATCAGATCGCTCACCGCCTTTATAAATAGGTACAACCCTTGCAACCTTCAGCTCGTCAGGATATATTCCGTTTGCCAATGAATGGTTAAATATGTGTAGTAGATGGATCGCTAGTGTATCAATGTTGTTTTTGATCAGTCTAACGGGTATTGCATCAGGTCCTGCCGCCTTGCCGGCTGAAAGGCTGCCGACTGCAGTGATTACTTCTTCTATGTCTATGTCAGGCAAAGCAAAACTGTTGTTAACACGTTCCGGCATCTTCGCCGTAGGTGCGTCAGCATGAACTTGCGCGGCAACCGTAGGCCCAATAGAGGTAAAATAGGTATTGAATGATTCTACTGTGTCTTCGTGAACTGTCTCAGGGAGTGTTGCCGTACTGGATCGCAGGCCGATTGCGTTGTTCACTAtatcccaaattttttttttgtatttccatgcgcctgtttcaccagtgatgaataatattcttttttctttttctcataagaGATACAGACAAGTTCCTGCAGCGCTTATACTGGGTTAGGTAGTATTCGTTTGATCTCAACTGCTTCCATTTGCGATACCATTTGTCCTTCCTTATCTTTTAGCACAGCTAATATTTCAGTATTCATCCAAGGACACGTTGGCTGGCTGTATTTATTAGTGTTCGGCAGAGAGCTCTGTTCAATGGAATTTTTAAGGATGTCTAAAAAGTTCTTACACTCTGTATTGACGTTTTCATCATATGCCGTAGTGAAGTCGGCTTGTTCTAATGTTTCACGCAGTGCTACATAGTTTATCTTACTACGAATTTTACACTGCGTCAACTGCGCTTGTGGAGGCAGGTCTTTTTCTATTACAAGAAAAATGGGTGAATGGTCGGCTACCACCTCAGCGCAGGTACCAGCCAGCACAGCTGGGACAATATTACAGAGGGCGTGATCTATTAGAGTACTTTAAGTACTTGTTACGTGGGTAGGTTCTGTAATAAGGTTACGTAAggcaaatgattcgagaagtaaaGTGTAGCTGTTCTGTATTCCATGTGATAGATctaaattgaaatcgcccattaTGACAATATTAGAGCGACGCCCATGAAAACATTCTGTTAGAATCATTTCAAACTTCTCAAGGAACTCCGTTATCGATGTGTTTGGTGTCCGATAAACCACACCAACCATCAAACCATCCTGAAGTTTTATGAACAGGGTTTCAATGCAGTCAAAACTAACAGACGCCACTCCCATTAGCTGGTAGGAGACACTATCTCTGACAAACATCCCTACCCCACCTCCCCTTGCTCGTGTATCCCGTGGCTGGGATAAAAATTTTTAACCCGGGAAAGAGACTACTTCATCACGCTTAAGCCACGTTTCACTCACGGCTATTACATCAAAACAGGATTCATACCTTGCCATGTGTACAATCAAGTTGTTTAGGTTACTTCGCATGCTGCGCACGTTACAATGCAAAATTGAAAAGCTTTTATCACGCATCAAATCATCAACTTGTTGAAACGTAAAAGCCATGtcaaaagaaacaggaaaaatgtcatgctaagatctgaacgacagaaaaaaagaaaagtcacacAACGTTGGCCAAGTCACCTTCACTTGTGATGTGCAGAACAGTACAGTTGTCTGCCCTACGCATCAAAATGTTTCCTTGTGACAACCAAACAAACTTCCAGTTGTGCTCCTTAGCTGCTTTCTTTGCTTTAGATAGTAGTACTTTGTTTTCAACGCACAGGTGCTCATTAACAAACAAGGGTTCTTGTTCTTCAAAACCAAGCAGTCTCGTGTTCAGTTTGGTCTTTTTAGCTGCATTGAGCACTTTATCTCGGATAGACCTTGTGACAAACTTGACCACCACGTTTGGCTTATCCTTATCTTTAGAGCGCACTCGATGCACTACATCAATGTCAGACTCGGCAAGTGCGACACCCAGGCAAGAAGCCACCTTCTGAACAGAGTTTACAAGGTCCTCATTCGGAGCAAGCGGAAGTCCCTTGATTTCAAGATTTATGTTCCTGGTGAACTGTTTTAGCTCTAACATCTCTTTTTTTGTCTCTTGCAGTTCATTTCTCAGAAGCTCATTTGTTTTCTGAtaatgttcattttgttttttgactTCCGCAAGCTCCCGACGAAAACCCTCCACATCTGCCTTGAAGTTTTCAAACCCCTCATTCATGAAGTCAATTGACTCTTTAATGCCAGAGAGCTCAGCGCCAATTTCAGTGCTTGAGCCGCCCATTTTT
Protein-coding sequences here:
- the LOC144120262 gene encoding uncharacterized protein LOC144120262; amino-acid sequence: MKRSVEKMGGSSTEIGAELSGIKESIDFMNEGFENFKADVEGFRRELAEVKKQNEHYQKTNELLRNELQETKKEMLELKQFTRNINLEIKGLPLAPNEDLVNSVQKVASCLGVALAESDIDVVHRVRSKDKDKPNVVVKFVTRSIRDKVLNAAKKTKLNTRLLGFEEQEPLFVNEHLCVENKVLLSKAKKAAKEHNWKFVWLSQGNILMRRADNCTVLHITSEGDLANVV